DNA from Larimichthys crocea isolate SSNF chromosome XIII, L_crocea_2.0, whole genome shotgun sequence:
CAAGTCTGAGCCCTCCAGCCCCCGGCTGGCCTCCTCCCCTGTGCAGCATAACatgcctacatttcccatggGCCCCTTCTTGTCTCAGTTTGCTTTCTCCCAAGACATTTCTGTAGTCCCGCAGGCTTCTGAGATTCTGGCTAAAATGTCAGAGCTAGTTCACCGGAGGCTGCGCCATGGAGGGAACAGCTACCCCCCTGTCATCTACAGTCCTCTTATGCCCAAAGGGGCCACCTGTTTCGAATGCAATATCACCTTCAGCAACCTGGACAACTACTTGGTCCACAAAAAGCACTACTGTAACAGCCGCTGGCAACACATGGCAAAGTCTCCGGACTTCTCCGCCCTCTCAGATAAGGTCCCTGAGGCGGTGAGCCCCAACAGTGGTCACAGTTCTGTTAGCATGTTGGCCGGCTGCCACCCTACAGAGGCTGACAACCACCTCATGCAATCTGCCTGTCTGAACTCCAGTGTGTTGGACATGATCAATGCTGGGGCTAAAGGGCCCGATAAGGATCTAGCAGGACAAGTGAAGAAGGTTTCGACCCCGACTGGGGCTGAGGAGAGGCTGAATGGCAAGCAGATGGAGGGAAAAAGCCCCAGTACGGGTTTGGTGGAAAGTGACAATGACCCAACCAAGACAACCTGCGATGCCTGCAATATCACCTTCAGCCGTCATGAGACCTACATGGTCCACAAGCAGTACTACTGTGCGACCCGTCATGACCCACCCATGAAACGCATGTCCACCAACAAGGTACCCTCCATGCAGAGAACCATGAGGACCCGCAAGCGCAGGAAGATGTACGAAATGTGTCTCCCTGACCAGGACCACCAGAGACCTCCTATGGGTCAGCCAGGTTTCCTTGGGGTTCCTCCTATGAACCCTTGTACATCCCAGGAAGCTGTGGAGAGCCTAGCAGACCGCTTCCACCCCCGCTGTGACATCTTCCCAGGTATGGTACCCAAACACCTGGAGGCCTCTCTGACTGTCACCAAACCTATTCTGGCTCCCAAATGCAATAcagtggagcagcaggagctggaTGCTCCTATTGATCTCAGCAAAAAGTGTTCGCCAGTCCCTGACAAGACATGTAGCTCCCCTAAAAGACTGTTGGACTATCACGAATGTGCAGTGTGCAAGATAAGTTTTAACAAAGTGGAGAACTACCTGGCACACAAACAGAACTTTTGCCCCGCAACAgccgctgccgccgctgctgccgctcagcagcaacaacaacagccacaacagcagcaacaacacaatgaGAGTGGCAGCCTGGAGTCGACCATGTTCCCAGACGTGAAGAGTGACGGAAATAGCAACCCTGATGACGTCTTTGATAAGAGTCCAGGCAAATGTGAGAAGAATGGCAATGGGAAGGTGATGGTGCAGAATGGAGGCATGTTCCCCCCTCATCTGGGACCTGTGCCGGGACTAAAAGCTTTTGCTGAGCCCCAACTCATCCCATCAAAAGATGAGAACAAGAATATGTTTCTGCCCCACTGCCTTTATCCCGGAGCAATAAAGAAGGTGAAAGGTCCTGAGCAAATATCGCCGTATTTTGGGATAAAGCCAACCGATTATGTGACTGGGGGAGCAATGATGCAGGGAGAGGCCAGCGAACAGGAGCAGAGCGTTaatgggggaggaggaggagcaggaggaggagagacaggagcAACCAGAGAGCAGGCCCAACAGCCTGCTGCTAATGGCTGCCCCCATCCTGGCAAGGAGTCCCTTCCCCTTTTGCCCAAAAACCGGGGCATGGTCATCGTCAACGGGGGACACAAGCCAGAGGAGCGTTCAGGCACAGCTCCACCGCAGCAGGAGAACCAGCCCCAGCCAGACGGCCAACCTCCCAATCCCTCCCCTACGTGGGCTACTGAGAACCAGACCGACTCCAATGAGAACATGTCGCCTTCCTCCAAGTCTCCAAGCGAGGAGGCGGCACCCACAGCCAACAAAGGCGTGAACGGCTCTGGAAGTGGCAAGTACTGCCGCCTCTGTGATATCCAGTTCAACAACCTG
Protein-coding regions in this window:
- the zfpm2a gene encoding zinc finger protein ZFPM2a isoform X2 — encoded protein: MSRRKQSNPRQIKRPLEDGLEEEEEECVSEENELLAKDEFSVEENFSAEFETENMSCEDMEYFCNKGEEDGNREAGESEMDGQGEKTRHTAVGPDEWDGPRELDAFLKDGERRIHSRQQLPVGTTWGPFEGKIEMSTESTALTKSTVPVVLSAGPRWLLDVTWQGAEDNKNNCVVYSKGGQLWCTTTKNMMEGEELVAFAVDFDSRLQAVNHMSLSEGMYPARLLDSIQLLPQQAAMASILPTAIVNKDIFPCKACGIWFRSERNLQAHLMYYCSGRQREPETVVEENDTGPHQTPSICPFPQCNKSFSGARALEMHLSTSHSGVKMEESLPPGTSLKCTICNYTADSLITFQHHIMSHLSQAAFRCNHCHISFQSHRELLQHQDLHGHGSKLHREGDGTEHSPRGPEESLQQQQQQQARAELANRKDALLGSPKGALNKETSTDGEADKAEKKPMLSVQKGDAHPGSKASFSYTRIKSEPSSPRLASSPVQHNMPTFPMGPFLSQFAFSQDISVVPQASEILAKMSELVHRRLRHGGNSYPPVIYSPLMPKGATCFECNITFSNLDNYLVHKKHYCNSRWQHMAKSPDFSALSDKVPEAVSPNSGHSSVSMLAGCHPTEADNHLMQSACLNSSVLDMINAGAKGPDKDLAGQVKKVSTPTGAEERLNGKQMEGKSPSTGLVESDNDPTKTTCDACNITFSRHETYMVHKQYYCATRHDPPMKRMSTNKVPSMQRTMRTRKRRKMYEMCLPDQDHQRPPMGQPGFLGVPPMNPCTSQEAVESLADRFHPRCDIFPGMVPKHLEASLTVTKPILAPKCNTVEQQELDAPIDLSKKCSPVPDKTCSSPKRLLDYHECAVCKISFNKVENYLAHKQNFCPATAAAAAAAAQQQQQQPQQQQQHNESGSLESTMFPDVKSDGNSNPDDVFDKSPGKCEKNGNGKVMVQNGGMFPPHLGPVPGLKAFAEPQLIPSKDENKNMFLPHCLYPGAIKKVKGPEQISPYFGIKPTDYVTGGAMMQGEASEQEQSVNGGGGGAGGGETGATREQAQQPAANGCPHPGKESLPLLPKNRGMVIVNGGHKPEERSGTAPPQQENQPQPDGQPPNPSPTWATENQTDSNENMSPSSKSPSEEAAPTANKGVNGSGSGKYCRLCDIQFNNLSNFITHKKFYCSSHAAEHVK
- the zfpm2a gene encoding zinc finger protein ZFPM2a isoform X1; its protein translation is MSRRKQSNPRQIKRPLEDGLEEEEEECVSEENELLAKDEFSVEENFSAEFETENMSCEDMEYFCNKGEEDGNREAGESEMDGQGEKTRHTAVGPDEWDGPRELDAFLKDGERRIHSRQQLPVGTTWGPFEGKIEMSTESTALKTKSTVPVVLSAGPRWLLDVTWQGAEDNKNNCVVYSKGGQLWCTTTKNMMEGEELVAFAVDFDSRLQAVNHMSLSEGMYPARLLDSIQLLPQQAAMASILPTAIVNKDIFPCKACGIWFRSERNLQAHLMYYCSGRQREPETVVEENDTGPHQTPSICPFPQCNKSFSGARALEMHLSTSHSGVKMEESLPPGTSLKCTICNYTADSLITFQHHIMSHLSQAAFRCNHCHISFQSHRELLQHQDLHGHGSKLHREGDGTEHSPRGPEESLQQQQQQQARAELANRKDALLGSPKGALNKETSTDGEADKAEKKPMLSVQKGDAHPGSKASFSYTRIKSEPSSPRLASSPVQHNMPTFPMGPFLSQFAFSQDISVVPQASEILAKMSELVHRRLRHGGNSYPPVIYSPLMPKGATCFECNITFSNLDNYLVHKKHYCNSRWQHMAKSPDFSALSDKVPEAVSPNSGHSSVSMLAGCHPTEADNHLMQSACLNSSVLDMINAGAKGPDKDLAGQVKKVSTPTGAEERLNGKQMEGKSPSTGLVESDNDPTKTTCDACNITFSRHETYMVHKQYYCATRHDPPMKRMSTNKVPSMQRTMRTRKRRKMYEMCLPDQDHQRPPMGQPGFLGVPPMNPCTSQEAVESLADRFHPRCDIFPGMVPKHLEASLTVTKPILAPKCNTVEQQELDAPIDLSKKCSPVPDKTCSSPKRLLDYHECAVCKISFNKVENYLAHKQNFCPATAAAAAAAAQQQQQQPQQQQQHNESGSLESTMFPDVKSDGNSNPDDVFDKSPGKCEKNGNGKVMVQNGGMFPPHLGPVPGLKAFAEPQLIPSKDENKNMFLPHCLYPGAIKKVKGPEQISPYFGIKPTDYVTGGAMMQGEASEQEQSVNGGGGGAGGGETGATREQAQQPAANGCPHPGKESLPLLPKNRGMVIVNGGHKPEERSGTAPPQQENQPQPDGQPPNPSPTWATENQTDSNENMSPSSKSPSEEAAPTANKGVNGSGSGKYCRLCDIQFNNLSNFITHKKFYCSSHAAEHVK